One Scomber scombrus chromosome 23, fScoSco1.1, whole genome shotgun sequence genomic window, GTaattctcctctcctcagtttGCAGCCAAGAATAACAGACTGTCCCTCAGTCACAGGATGCACAGGGCTCACCAGGATAATATCTGCTTCTGTAAAACAGTCAATGAATAAGAAGTTTCAGTCAGAGACCAGCTGGAGACCTTTAGAACAAGGTGACATAAAACTATAAGAAGAGATCACACATAtacctttatttttctccaacTAATAAATCTCACAGAATCAGTGTAGCTgaacagagacccaacatttcaGCTTCATTACATAACTGTAAATATAGCTATGGCTAGTTAGCTCTAGAGCTAACAGGTACACATGAAAGAAACAGTGGATGGCTATTGTGACGAAAACACCTCTGACTAAATCAGCACTTTAATATAATCAAGAATAAAGAAAGATCTTGTTGTGGACCAAATATActgaatctataaatatatatatttaattttcgAATGGATTGAAAAGGTCTTGCTGTATACCAAAAAAGCTGTGGACAAAACATCTTTGACCtttcaaaatattaatttctacttgtttaaataaatatgaagaatcTGTTGGTTGatgtaatttcatattttttatggttttgcATTACTTGTTTTTGAAACCAACTAACTTATTACATTGTGCAGAGTACATCAATCTTTCTGATTGATTACATTGTATTTCTTTATGATAATCTTAAGAAATAATAGTTTGATAACCTTTCAGTTAtttgttaaagaaaacaatataaCATAATTTTTCTATCAAAAGGTTAGGTATATAACTTGTTTGTCTACACAGGAAGTGTAGTTAGTGAAACcatgttgaaaataatttaaatacaagatgaaaataaaatatgtgtaatgaaaacatactctGTATAGTGATGTTGACTGCATTGCTGAACTCTCCTGATCCAGACTCACACCAGTACACTGCATCACTCTGCTGATAACTGTAGATGTTGCATGTGGATCCAGTCATGGACCTCCACTTATAACAGTCTGAGTAGTCCTCAGGAAACCTCCTCACTCTCCACTTAGTAAAGTTTCCTTCACAGCTCAGTGAGACAGAGTCAGAGGTGAAGTGCTGAACTCTGTCAGGACTCACTTTGAGAGTCACTGCTGAATGAACATCTGAAAAACATGTAATGAAAAACCAAGTAGagagatattacatttaaaaacatcacaatgcaaataattatcttatttgtacttttaatactatttattgttgagaataaaaacatctgaatcatATAAACGGTGCATCAGATGCTGTGTTTAGGTGAAACTGAGTGTTAAGAACATACAGAGCATATGGACTGACAGTGGAGACGTGAAGTGTGCTACAGAGTGCTTTGAGCTGTTTTATGGAtgtttggattattttttctatCTTGAAAACTTGCTACCAAAATAACTACAGGAAGCTGTTCACTGTGAAGCTGTAAACAACCTTTACCTGTCACCTTTCAAACATACAGGAGTGTGTTTTTCATACTAAATGATGTTTCATTCTATGAAACGTTTCAGTCTGGATTTCGCACTAAACACAGCACAGAATCAGCCCTCCTCAATAACCAACCAATgatttcctcctctcctcggATTCTGGACAGTTCAACATCCTCCTCGACCTCTCTGCAGCCTTTGACACCATCAAACACTCCATCCTACTTTCCCGTCTCCAATCCTCCCTCAACATCACTGGCACCACCCTCACCTTTCTCACTGACTGACAAAAATTCATATTTGACATCATCAAAAATTCATATTTGACATCATCATAACCAAAACTGCTTTGACATTGCCCATCTCCGcccatctctctttttcagcTGTGGAAATCTCATTCACGCCTTTATCACGTCCCGTCTAGACTACTGTAATAATATTCTCAACGGTTCCACCTCCAAAGCTCTCAATAAACTCAAGTACATCCTTAATTCTGTTGCCAGACTCCTCACTCAAACCTGTTCTAATGAACGCACCACCTCCGTCCTCCAGAACCTCCACTGGCTCTTCATCCCTCACCGCATCCAATATAAACTTCAAATCCCTCCACAACGTCGCCCCCTCTCACCTCACTGACCTGCTCCACCTGTACTCTACTTCCTGTAACCTCCGTTCATCAGATATTaacctcctctccactcctctcaGGACCAAGCACCAGACCTGAGGGGACAGAGCCTTCTCAGTTGCCGTCCTCACTCTCTTGAACTCACTCCCCAAATCCCTCCGTGACCATACTGATCTCATCACATTCAAATCACTAAATCATCTAAagactcaacttttttttttttttaaatctgcttttaatgtttgatttttttgttgttttgttttatttgtttgtttttttctgttttgtttcttcttctctgcttttattgattgttttaatttattctgcacggttttattgttttaattgtctttgattCTGTAAAGCATCTTTGAGTATAGTTAAAAGCACTTTATATtaagatgtattattattattattattattattattattattattattattatttttattattattattattattattattattcattgtcTCTATATAAAGTACTAGTCAAACGTTTGTACACATCTTCCCTTGAATGGGTTTTCTCAAgttgtttctgtactttgtccATTCATCTGATTTTTCGCCTGCTGATTTTTCTGGTTATTCGTGCCTAGATTTTGACTGTTGATAAgaatatatttaacaaaaagaaaatacagtagcagcagcaaaagaacatgagtTGAGGTGGCAGAAAATAACTGACCGAGTCAAAAAAACTGATGTTTTGTCTCGAGTGGCCCACTTATTtgacatttatattctgtgtatgtgtgtgtactgcatttaatattcatgcagaccccaacaggtacaaTACGTAGGCCTGcttggcagcaactgaagatgaaatataaaaatatagctcaaacaagtcaggtatcatttcattacaagcagctgtgatgttgtttagcctgccctcattaaacagcattcagtggcttcattcaacatgtgatatatttcagtacttAGTGAAATCTTgtaagcaaaaaagaaagtcaatttttcagccatcccaacactgccagtatttaatattgtctatttgaaagcaacacctaaATGCCGTTATACACACAACAACTACAAAAGTGTTAACGTTTCGgtgcaagagtcacatttcttttgttttaaagcttcatgtttgggcactttcaccttaatttaacagTAGCTGGTAAAGAGGCCGACAgtaaacagacagagacagagagagagagaggtaggtatatatatacatactatatacatatgtgtgtatgtatgtatgttacaGTGCATCCCATTACCGGAGAAGAGTGGAGGAGCGAGAGAGGAGAAGTTGAATGAAcaagaacaaaataataaaatgactgaaGAAGTACAAAGAGCTATAGCAGGCCCTTCTGAGCTGGACAGGGCCCCAAAATGAAATGGTCGACAGGCTGCATGAAGGCCTACAAAGAGCTGCAGTACGGTAAGTCTGCTCACTACCAGAACATACAAGGGACGATTATGTTGATGATTTTATTCTCCTGGTGGAGCATTTTGACTCcattagacaaaaaaaagaagaaaaattgaaagtgaaaaattaCCTGAACATTTTGACTCCATGGTtgacttttatgttttttcaataatagattttgactgttttgaatGTCTTTTCGTAACCTGATCAATACATAAAGTTATTTAACCTCACCTGTCTATCAAGGGAGgattatgttctcttggtggaGCAGATAACACAACGTTTTGACCCCATTAGAAATtttaaagaaaggaagaaagttgtaattgaaaaaaaaagaaataaatgaaatgaagaaattattataattttttgtaattacttcatactatatgtatattataatgacatcacaactgcttcttgacagaaagagacaaaaacaaataaactcacCTCCAGACCAAACAAACCCAGGTTTGCTGTGTTGAGTGTAATACACTGGGTCTCCTCTTCCAGCTCTACACTTatatcctgctgtgtgtgtcggTCCATGAATGATGTAGGAATCCTGTTCAGTCCCATTGATGCTACCAGGTAGCAGCTCATAGATGTAGGAGTTGTCTAATAGTTTGGGAACAGTCTTATACCAGTAAAACCTCCATCCTGCAGATGGATGTTCAACCTCACAGCTCAGAGTTACTGAGTCTCCAGGACTCAGCCATAATGGAGACACAGTGAGGACAGATGCTGGTGGATCTGCTGGAAAGTGATTTTCTCAGaatgaaaacatgttaaataaaactTGAACAGTAAATATATCGTATCTAAAgttgtatatattttatcttcatatattttatatcttaataTGAAAGATGTGTTGCTTGTGCTGTTAGACTCTTTCTCTGTTCATTTTGGATCCAATCAAAAGCGTCTAGGAATTATTtcagatataaaataaattaaatataatatataatataaatagaaTGAGTTATTAGGTAGCTGAACGATATTAAGATGAAGAAACACTATCATAATTCATTAATCTGGAGTTAGGAAACACCAGAGATAAAAATGTtgacaatataaaaagaaaattaataaaaatgttaaaaattgagaatacagtatattattacatattttttatgatACAACTTCAGTCTCTATTTTTAGAATTATAatctatattcatatattttgtatctaaatatgttatattaatttatttgaccATGGAGAAGAGAATTGTAGATGTGATCTTGAGCTTCATTCAGGTTGACCGAACTATAATTTTTttgaacatttgacattttcagtgtaaaatTATATATCTAAAGCTGTGTCATTTCATGTATTATAGAATTAAATTCTATCTTAATATATTTTAGATCTGTAATATAAACTTAAAATATATGATGACGTGCCATTTTATCTGttgtaaaattatgtttttaatcaatatatttgatatataaataaataccgtacaaacatttattttattgaatattgaatattttcagtgtaaaattaaatatgatcagaCTTACTATAAGATACTGTCAATTTGATGTAAGTACTCCACTAaagtacacacattttaaatttttctttttgcctctACACCTGTAGTTTCCACTGTGGTATGAGGTAGCGTTGCTAATCATGTATTCATTATTCTTTGGATATGTGCCAATCGAAAGCAACTGGACTAGTAGTATAAATTAAGTTGTACTACTATACAAATTTTCCAGAGATAACTATGACCTGGACGAATGAGAACATTCACAGACAGGTTTATCTATTAAAGAGCTGTACTCTATCTTAAGatattttatgtataaatatgtactaaaaatgtattttattgaatattgaatattttcagtgtaaaattaaatatgatcagaCTTACTATCAGATACTGTCAATTTGATGTCAGCACTCCACTCTGTTGAAATACGttctgcatttttctttctgcctctACACCTGTAGTTTCCACTGTGGTGTGAAGAAGCTTTGCTAATCATGTATTCATTGTTATTTGGAGATGTGTAACGAGGACTCTTCCATTCATACTCCCACTCTGTGTCTCCATCATGGATCTCACATCTCAGCATGATCGTCTCTCCGCTGTATATCTCAGGCCAGTTGGGTTGCAGAGTCACAACAGCAGCCTTATTTGTGActgttcacataaaaaaaatgattaattaaaaaaaaagtttgaagaaAGAAGTGTGAAAACGTATCAAGCAACATGTTTAAGgagaaaaaatttaaattaaattgagaCAAAACCCTGAGAATCTAAaggcaggacacacacacacacacacacacacaaatgaaaattaattacattacatatatacCTTGCACATATTTATGAAAATTGGGGTTGTGGTGGGCGAACTGGTTTAAGGAAGTTAAATATCGTGATTAGGTGGGGTGGAAATATGGGAATGGCAATGCTTGTAAAATTTCATGAAATGGTGCAGTGCATcccattttgttttaaacaagattcatgttttaatgtctgaataaaacaaaaaatacaaaaaataaaatacactcttGTTTCACATCTTTACACAACCTGAACAGGCCATCATCAGAGGAATAAGAGCTACTAACTAGGGCCAGGactcgatttaaaaaaaaaaaaaaatctaattaattagaggctttgtaattaattaatcgaaattaatcgcattttaaccgcatataaatatttgacctgagcacagtaaaaagtaatttttttcacatggatttttagtataccattgaataatgactgaatacataaacttaagcaacacaaatattgtttatttttgttcaagtccaacagaccagtgcaatttttgccattaagtgtagcaatagcatatttagaaatatagtacatatcagaaattagctagctaccacactagcttccacgctagctgctatatgttttgcattgaggtgatactttaggctcgatgtgctgcggtgatacGTGAATTtcttgttgcatagcttgcacacaaccatgctcttatccacacttccatccacggggccaaccaaagcggtctcatcagctacttggttcttgttcactgtggtttgttgttgtctgaactacgctagttggtgctccagtttaatcggtccgcctgaaactcatccagtgagaaacgttccgcggtgcaaaaatgagtgtgattaaaatgcgtcaatttttttaacgcgtcaattattgtgtaattaattaatcttaattaacgcgttaaagtcccggccctacTACTAACATATACTCACTTTTTCATTAACAATCTCCTTTTATGCTATCAATACTAAAATGACTCTTTTTACACTACTGATAATAGATttaattaatacatgttttattattccacaacaaataattaaactcaCCAGTTTTCCTAACAGTGActgctctgctgtcctctgtgaAGATCTCTGggtctcctcttcctgctctgcaCTGATAGATACCTCCTTCTGAGACCTTGTTAACTGATTTAACATTTGTTATGGACTGAAGAGCAGAATATTGTCTAAACCAGTAGTATTTCCAATCAGCAGAGGAATCCACAGAGCAGTTCAGTGTCACACTGCCACCTACTGGTATGGTGTAtctgtctgctgtcagtgtcgGTTTGGCTTTATTCACTGTTCAgttcagagaaaaaacaaactagtATCAAATGGGATGAAACTTCACTTAGAAAAACTCTGAACATAAATTAAGTCATTTACCCAAAACCATCATATAGAAGTTACAAACAGAGCAACATATGACTCATCTTGGTCATTGACTGATTTGGGGTTGTTGCAGAacagtttttattgattattttatatttgttttattttgattaacaCCAGACAAGTTGTGATGATCATGTGGTAACACTGGTGCTAAGCCTCTGTTGTTAAGTTCAACACATGATTCactgtcatttattattatatttattaatatttattcaccTGTTGGAAGACagctgatattttatattttatgttgttttctgcacatttccatgtGAATCATTATAAATCAAAAGTACACTGTATGTTGTCTCTTCTTAAGTTATTCTGTCCTCAAACTAAAACAGAGTTTGAGTCTCTTGCTGCTCATAGGAAGCTACGTTATTATAGGAAGGAGAAAATATTTACTGTTACTTTATCGAGATAGATtgaaacatagaaaaacatgaatatgataTGAACGTATTTGACTTACATGATCGTGTCAGTGTGACGGCTTCACTCCACTCTGTTGAGGAATATAAATCTCTTCTACCCTTACACATGAAGTTTACATTACTGGATGAAGAAGCACTGATTCtatattctttgtctttctgagaTGAGACCctgttgttttctctccatTCATATTCCCATTGAGTGTTTCCACCTCCCTCTATCTCACATCTGACAGTGATTGTCTCACCACTGTATATCAGAGGCCAGTTGGGTTGCAGAGTCGCAACAGCCTTGTTGGAAACTGTTCAAACCAAAAATACACAGTTAGGACACaagtggaaataaatgaaaaaataaataaataaataaaattaggaaagaaaaatacaaaaaatgcaagGCAAGATCAAATGAACAgttacaaaaatattaaaatcaatttGTATGAACAGACCTTTATGATCACATCTGTTTGTCAGATAAACAGGTTTTTACTGAGGACAACAGTATGGctaattatacatattatataataatggCTATTACTGTAGTGTTTtgtgtacttgtactttttaaagtagttttaaaaatctttatttttacttttacttaagtatgttttttttaagtattgtactttgacacattttaaattacatcgGTTACTGAGTAAAACAAATGTTGGctgaaatcaaattaaaattaaaataaaaagcgAAGGGGATTGTACAGAAGCGTTAACTAGCATCATAACTTCACATTCATAAAGTAACAACCTGGCAGCTAGCTCTCATAGCGACATATAAACTCTAACAGAACATAACAAACTCACATTTTTATGGACGCACACTAACGACCCGACTGCTGCTTTGTCTAACGGTCCTCCAGAAAGCAATAAGTATCATCAACAGCGAGTATGCTCTATCCAAAGAATTTACACTGATGACGTCAGGGCGGCGTTACTTGCCCCCACCCAGAAAGACAAACCGCTACTCCAGTTCATTCATTCCCTCTGATagatatttcttttctttggtGCCTGGCACAGTCTCCtgcactaaccctaaccctcagggctcttatatatatatttatatttatatgttatctAGGcctatgtatattttatgtgcaaaaaACCCTGTCACTTTCTCCACGGATCtgctttattttgtgtattttgtcttgTCTTACTGGTGTTGCTTCGTGGCCCGGGCCGCAGTCTGTCTGCTTGGCTGCTCGGTGGGCTGCGGACACCACTTTTAGCCTGAGTTTGATCCCCTCATGTTAATGGTATGATTTgtacaattttgtttttcttttgttaatttGGCTCTAACTGCACATTTAATTTCAATAGCTGATTTtaattttgtgattttctttatgtaatatttgtttgggacaaatgttcttttgttttctttacattgtTTGTTCCTATTTTgctataatttattttgtttgggcAGGTATTTTGTTGAGCTGGTTTATGTTGTAATCTGCCCATTCCTTCAGTTTGTAACTATCATGTTTTATACTAGTTGGTCTTAGTTACTGATTAGGTTCCCTTCTCCCTTCCTGTATGAATGGTGTGTTTTTGTAGCTTTTAAACATATTTGGTTTTATAATCACCTTTTTTAAACTTGGAACCACGTCTCTAGCCTATTGAGTAGACGAGCATGTGTCttgttaaaaagtaaattaGTTGGGTGAAATTTCCAAGGTGTCGTTGTTTAGCAACTTGTTAGGTTAGTAAGGGCGTAATACCCACCTAACCTTATTACCCTAAAACCCTTGAAAGTGTACAGATGTGTAACATTACATCATTGTACCAAGAGCCTTACGCTCACCACTTCTGTATACAAACTGAAGTATTAAACAAATGTTGCATTATTACCATGATAAAGGATTTAATACATGTTCAAACTCCCTTCAGAGAGCTAAGAGGTACTGGACTacatcatccattcattcaggtTCTTGTTACCACATATGGTTCTCTTCCACACTTCAGACACTGTttaagaattacatttaaagaataaatgttgttttattcaaaaataaatgacttaacTCACCAGTTTTCTGAATAGTAActttgttgctgttttctgtGTAGAAGACTgagtctcctcttcctcctctgcagtaGTAGATGCCTCCTTGATTAACACTTATGACTCTGTTTGGGTTAACATTTCTTATGAGTTGAGGTGCAGAAGACTCAGAGGTTTGTCTGAACCAGTCGTATTTCCAGTCAGCAGAACCGTCCACAGAGCAGGTCAGTCTCACTCTGCCTCCTACTGGTATGATGGTtttgtctgctgtcagtgtggGTTTGGGTTTATTtgctggaagaaaaaaacaaaacaacaactataacAATTGTAATGAGATTTGacttttagtttcttttactCCATCATACTGTTACACAACAGACTTGAAACACTAACAGCtcattttcagtatttctgtttccacACTAACAAACAACCTCTTGTTACTGAGCTGCTCATAGGAGGCTGCATCATAGTTGGAGggagaaaatattttctgttatcttacttagatatgaaatgaaaaacaggccATTTGGAAAAGGGATGACAGATAGTTTGACTTACATGATACTGTCAATGTGAAGACATCACTCCACTCTGTTGAGGAATATGAGTCCTTTCTACCTTTACACCTGTAGTCTCCACTGTGGGAAACAGAAGCTCTGATAATCTTGTATTCATGATCTTTGTGAgatatgtttgtgttgtttactCTCCATTCATATTCCCATCGAGTGTTTCCACCTCCCTTTATCTCACATCTGACAGTGATTGTCTCACCACTGTATATCAGAGGACCGTTGGGTTGCAGAGTCACAACAGCCTTGTTGGAAACTGTTCAAACCAAAAATACACAGTTAGGACACAActagaaatataaaattaagagaaaaaaataaacgtTGAAAGCAAAATAAGATTAAAATTAAGTAATATTAACAGACCTTTGTAATCACATGTGTTTGTCAGATAAACAGGTTTTACTGAGGACAACAGTCCTCCAGAACACCTAAACCTAAACTCTTACAGGATTCATTTATCTCACAGTGCAGAAAGACTTGACTGTTCAACATTAGTCAATTTATAGggacagtttaaaaaatctCCTGTAGTTGTGTCTTTGTTGTCTAGGTTACCAAGCAGGTAGATTactagaaatgaaaacaaaatattacattttattatatattattcaaTATTACGATTTAacatttatacaataaaaacagatgttgAGATTTGGTGTGAAAAGCTTTTATTTGCTCTCCAGGACAGTTTGTTCACAGCCATGTTTCTTATAAACATTCACTGTATGAAAAGATGATTTGTAGCAGGAGGAAAAAGTTGGTGAAGTAATAAACTGAGGATCACAGTACTGtcagtaaatgtaatgatgtgtCTGATCTCATGCTGAGAAAGGAGTCACCACTCGGGGGAGCCATTGGAGTAAAGAATCTGACCTACCGTCACTGActctgatcattttaaaatatactcaaTAAAATCATCTAAAAGCCACCTCACCAATTTAAAATCTAGATTGAAACAAAGGAAAACTATTTCAGCTGAAACATTGAGTTAAATGATATTCAATGTCAAGGAAAAGTCACAATTCATACTGCATTAAACAGTCATGTGATTTCCAGATATTTATGAGTTAAACTGAGCAGCATTAGGGAAGAACCCTCAACTCCTTTATTGTGTGTAGCAGCATAgaaatgtgatatttatttCTATGCTCTAGTCGCAGCATTTAATTGAACGCTGCTGGTAACCAATTATTCAGGGCCGGCTGGATATAAATGTGACTAACTTTTTTGTTTATAATTAAGTGAAACTCATCAGCTGGTTCGACACATGACGTCACCATCAGCTGATTGGGACCGCTGCTgctttgtctctctgttttgtgtttactgCTGCTTTTCTCCTCGGATCTGCTTCATATTGTGCTGCttggtgtttatttttctatgctATTGTGTTAGTCGTCTCTTACTGGCGTTGCTTTGTGGCCCGAGCTGTAGTCTGTCTGCTTGGCTGCTCGGTGAGCTGCAGACACCACTTTTGTTTGAGTTTGATCCCCTCATATTGAACTGGTTCTGTCGCCCCTAActgcacattttaatttcaatggctgattttctttatgtaatgtgtgtttactttacATTGTTTTGTTCCTATTTTGCTATAATTAGTTTTGTTTAGCTTGTTTGTTGTCAGTTTGTAgctataatttgtttttttatgttttggttaATTCATTTTAGTTGGTGTAACTCCTAATTTGTTTTATCCCCCTTTCAGTTGCTGCAGGTCAGTAGTGTTGGTGATCTGGGTGGCAGTATCCCCTTCTCTCAAAGTGTATTTGACTGTCACGTTAGCCTGGGTGACTTTTTGTTGGATCCCTCTCCCCTCACTAGTTCCTGTCCCACCAGTAGGACTCAGCTCCTGATTAGGTTCCCTTTCCCCCTTCCTGTATGAGTGGtgtgttttgtagtttttaaacattttgtttttataatttagtttctttttttgttaatttaatttagtttttatataGTGTTTTAAACTTGGAACCACATCTCTTGCCTATTGAGTAGATGAACATGTGTCTTGTAAAAGGTGAATAATTCTTTGGGTGAAATTTCCAAGGTGTCGTTGTCTAGTAACTTGTTAGGTTAGTAACGGTGTAATAATACCCACCTAACCTTATTAACCTAAAACCCTTGAAAGTGTACAGATGTGTAACATTACATCATTGTATCTAAAAGCCCTCTGCTCACCACATCTGTATAAAAAGTGAAGTATTAAACAAATGTTGCATTATTACCATGATAATGGATTTAATACATGTTCAAACTTCCTTCAGAGAGCTAAGAGGTACTGGACTacatcatccattcattcaggtTCTTGTTACCACATATGGTTCTCTTCCACACTTCAGACACTGTttaagaattacatttaaagaataaatgttgttttattcaaaacAAATGACTTAACTCACCAGTTTTCTCAATGGTGACTGGATTACTTTCAGGTGTGATGACATCTGGGTCACTTCTCCATCCTCTGCAGGTGTAAATGCCTCCCTGTGAGATCTTGAATTTGTTTGATTCACCACCGTCTGCTGTCTGAAGACGAGTTCTTGCAGAATCTGTTGAGGTTTGTCTGAACCACTCATATTTCCAGCCAGCAGAGTCGTCCACATTGCAGGTCAGAGTCACACTCTGCTGTCCTCGTATGGTCTTCgtgtctgctgtcagtgtaaTCTCACGTCT contains:
- the LOC134005513 gene encoding uncharacterized protein LOC134005513 codes for the protein MVLVTNKAAVVTLQPNWPEIYSGETIMLRCEIHDGDTEWEYEWKSPRYTSPNNNEYMISKASSHHSGNYRCRGRKKNAERISTEWSADIKLTVSDNPPASVLTVSPLWLSPGDSVTLSCEVEHPSAGWRFYWYKTVPKLLDNSYIYELLPGSINGTEQDSYIIHGPTHTAGYKCRAGRGDPVYYTQHSKPGFVWSGDVHSAVTLKVSPDRVQHFTSDSVSLSCEGNFTKWRVRRFPEDYSDCYKWRSMTGSTCNIYSYQQSDAVYWCESGSGEFSNAVNITIQKADIILVSPVHPVTEGQSVILGCKLRRGELLPNMFFYQNDKLIQNDTRRELNISAVSKSDEGFYKCKYSGEESAQSWMSVQGE